In one Komagataeibacter sp. FNDCR2 genomic region, the following are encoded:
- a CDS encoding SAM-dependent methyltransferase, with protein MTQAEVILPPWTVRAAYLAAPGFESVMAQELARRNAGELCWHGRLALSAEPPVPCLWALETWQEPEMHDVPSIKGAARILRAVQRNWAGYVPMLHRRSALITAALPPLRPRSFTFPDTAPDAHLGAWTLLAPDRMLFSRTKSSPFVNGEVPFVENRTDPPSRAYLKLWEALLRLGQWPVAGETCLDLGACPGGWTWVAAGCGAHVTAIDRSPLAQNVADLPNVTCRYESAFGLDPESCAPVDWLFSDIIAYPARLLALARRWIASGRAARIVMTIKFQGETDHDTADAFAAIPGGHVLHLWHNKHELTFFWQRDPS; from the coding sequence ATGACGCAGGCGGAGGTCATATTGCCCCCATGGACGGTGCGCGCGGCCTATCTGGCAGCCCCCGGTTTCGAGTCCGTCATGGCGCAGGAACTGGCGCGCAGGAATGCGGGGGAACTGTGCTGGCATGGGCGTCTGGCCCTGTCCGCCGAGCCGCCGGTGCCCTGCCTGTGGGCGCTTGAAACGTGGCAAGAGCCGGAAATGCACGATGTTCCATCCATCAAGGGGGCGGCGCGCATCCTGCGCGCGGTGCAGCGCAACTGGGCGGGGTATGTGCCCATGCTTCACCGCCGCAGTGCGCTGATAACGGCGGCGCTGCCACCGCTGCGGCCCAGATCCTTCACCTTTCCCGATACCGCCCCCGATGCGCATCTGGGGGCATGGACGCTGCTTGCGCCGGACCGGATGCTGTTTTCACGCACCAAGTCCTCGCCGTTCGTGAATGGGGAGGTTCCGTTTGTCGAGAACCGTACCGATCCCCCTTCACGCGCCTATCTCAAATTGTGGGAAGCGCTCCTGCGCCTTGGCCAGTGGCCCGTCGCGGGGGAGACGTGTCTTGATCTCGGGGCCTGTCCCGGTGGCTGGACCTGGGTCGCGGCGGGCTGCGGGGCGCATGTCACGGCCATAGACCGCTCACCCCTGGCGCAGAATGTCGCGGACCTGCCCAATGTCACCTGCCGGTATGAAAGCGCCTTCGGGCTTGATCCCGAAAGCTGCGCGCCGGTGGACTGGCTTTTTTCCGATATCATCGCCTATCCCGCGCGCCTGCTGGCGCTCGCGCGGCGCTGGATCGCATCGGGGCGGGCGGCGCGCATTGTCATGACCATCAAATTCCAGGGCGAGACCGATCACGATACGGCGGATGCCTTCGCCGCCATTCCCGGCGGCCATGTGCTGCATCTGTGGCACAACAAGCATGAACTGACCTTCTTCTGGCAGCGTGACCCGTCATGA
- a CDS encoding nucleoside hydrolase: protein MTRPIILDLTPDAQDMAALFAAMQVPDHVRPVQVLFSGGASRVEGAVRQARDLLHQYGMAGVGVHAGCPGALVPAGMPGPAPQGEDGLGAQYLVQAIRACPPDSVTICCSGPLTTLALALIQAPDIRTHLHGVIISGGALLSPGDATTVAERNMVADPEAAATVLSMGVPVTLIPLDCTARLNADAVWMEQLAPMGAMPASVAGRVHALLAAARTGGARGSGVDISLRAAAPLLALLSPGIFSGHLAHVDVECRGTFTRGMTVARHLGAPGVQPNALVLERMSVEAGRGVLRELLLAGRSGGTSGTA, encoded by the coding sequence ATGACTCGGCCCATCATTCTCGATCTGACACCTGATGCGCAGGACATGGCGGCCCTGTTCGCCGCCATGCAGGTTCCCGATCATGTGCGTCCGGTGCAGGTGCTGTTCAGTGGCGGGGCGTCACGGGTTGAAGGGGCGGTCAGGCAGGCGCGCGACCTGCTGCACCAGTACGGCATGGCGGGGGTGGGCGTGCATGCGGGCTGTCCCGGCGCGCTGGTCCCGGCGGGCATGCCCGGCCCCGCGCCGCAGGGCGAGGACGGTCTGGGCGCGCAGTACCTGGTGCAGGCGATTCGGGCCTGCCCGCCGGACAGCGTGACCATATGCTGTTCCGGCCCGCTCACCACGCTGGCGCTGGCGCTGATACAGGCCCCGGACATCCGCACGCACCTGCATGGCGTGATCATAAGTGGCGGTGCGCTCCTTTCCCCCGGGGATGCGACGACGGTGGCGGAGCGCAACATGGTGGCGGATCCGGAGGCGGCGGCCACGGTGCTTTCCATGGGCGTGCCCGTTACCCTGATCCCGCTGGACTGCACCGCCCGCCTGAACGCCGATGCCGTATGGATGGAGCAGCTTGCCCCCATGGGCGCGATGCCCGCTTCCGTCGCGGGGCGGGTGCATGCCCTGCTGGCCGCCGCCCGCACCGGGGGGGCGCGGGGTAGCGGGGTGGATATTTCGCTGCGCGCGGCAGCCCCCCTGCTGGCGCTGCTCAGCCCCGGCATCTTCAGCGGGCATCTGGCCCATGTGGATGTGGAATGCCGTGGCACGTTCACGCGCGGGATGACGGTGGCCCGGCATCTCGGCGCCCCGGGCGTGCAGCCCAATGCACTGGTGCTGGAGCGCATGTCGGTCGAGGCCGGGCGCGGCGTGCTGCGCGAACTGCTGCTGGCCGGGCGTAGTGGCGGGACCAGCGGAACCGCATAA
- the pstC gene encoding phosphate ABC transporter permease subunit PstC → MDRSATSPSALTGAVRGNGDAVFATIVRCSAVLILLGLGGMVAVMAWGARGAFGTFGPGFLFDKAWNPVTQHFGAAAPMFGTLVTSLLAIAMAVPLAFGIAVWLTEIASSRIAGVIGTLIQLLAAVPSIIFGMWGFAVLVPFMAHYVEPLAGHTLGRLPGVGTLFRGAPYGTGFLTGGMILAVMITPFISAVMRDVFLSMPAVLKESAYGLGMTRWEVVRRIILPWSRTSVVGGVMLGLGRALGETMAITFVIGNANHIGWSLFSPGNTIASLIALEFPESAVGSLKFSSLMAVGFLLMLISLGTLVCSRLLLRSKAAGR, encoded by the coding sequence ATGGATCGGTCTGCAACATCCCCTTCAGCCCTGACGGGGGCGGTCAGGGGGAACGGTGATGCCGTGTTCGCCACCATTGTCCGTTGCAGCGCGGTCCTGATCCTGCTCGGGCTGGGCGGGATGGTGGCGGTCATGGCGTGGGGCGCGCGCGGCGCGTTCGGCACGTTCGGGCCGGGTTTCCTGTTCGACAAGGCCTGGAATCCCGTCACCCAGCACTTTGGCGCGGCCGCCCCCATGTTCGGCACGCTGGTCACGTCCCTGCTGGCCATCGCCATGGCGGTGCCGCTGGCCTTCGGTATCGCGGTCTGGCTGACCGAAATAGCATCCTCGCGCATCGCGGGCGTGATCGGCACGCTGATCCAGCTTCTGGCGGCGGTGCCCTCCATCATTTTCGGCATGTGGGGATTCGCGGTGCTGGTGCCGTTCATGGCCCATTACGTGGAACCGCTGGCGGGCCATACGCTGGGGCGGCTGCCGGGTGTTGGCACGCTGTTCCGTGGCGCGCCCTATGGCACCGGTTTCCTGACGGGGGGCATGATCCTGGCAGTCATGATCACGCCGTTCATTTCCGCCGTCATGCGCGATGTCTTCCTGTCCATGCCCGCCGTGCTGAAGGAAAGCGCCTATGGCCTGGGCATGACCCGGTGGGAAGTGGTGCGCCGCATCATCCTGCCGTGGTCGCGGACATCGGTGGTGGGCGGGGTCATGCTCGGGCTTGGGCGCGCGCTGGGGGAGACGATGGCCATCACCTTCGTCATCGGCAACGCCAACCATATCGGCTGGTCGCTGTTTTCGCCGGGCAACACGATCGCTTCGCTGATCGCGCTCGAATTTCCCGAAAGCGCGGTGGGCAGCCTTAAATTCTCGTCTCTGATGGCGGTGGGCTTCCTGCTTATGCTGATCTCCCTTGGAACGCTGGTCTGTTCGCGGCTGCTGCTGCGCAGCAAGGCGGCGGGTCGCTAG
- a CDS encoding ABC transporter permease has translation MTGVAAARTGKILRPLITLAGLVALWWGLGRWGGIPAYMLPPPAAVARALWTGRAQLLPAALTTGEETLLGLVLGIGAGSALAVAMALWTPLRRWIMPVVLFSQAVPVFALAPLLVLWFGFGMASKVVMAVLVIFFPVTSALGDGLRQTEAGWMDLARTMGATRLRVLAHVRLPAAMPSFASGVRMATAIAPIGAVVGEWVGASSGLGFLMQTANTRFQTDLMFAALAVLAAMTVLLWWGVDWLLVRALYWQPRHEDID, from the coding sequence ATGACCGGCGTGGCTGCTGCCCGAACCGGGAAAATCCTGCGCCCGCTCATCACGCTGGCGGGGCTGGTGGCCCTGTGGTGGGGGCTGGGGCGGTGGGGTGGCATCCCGGCCTACATGCTGCCCCCGCCCGCCGCCGTGGCGCGCGCGCTGTGGACGGGGCGGGCGCAACTGCTTCCCGCCGCACTGACCACGGGGGAGGAAACGCTGCTCGGTCTCGTGCTGGGGATCGGGGCGGGGAGCGCGCTGGCGGTGGCCATGGCGTTATGGACGCCGTTGCGGCGCTGGATCATGCCGGTGGTGCTGTTCAGCCAGGCGGTGCCGGTCTTCGCGCTGGCGCCGCTGCTGGTGCTGTGGTTCGGATTCGGCATGGCGTCCAAGGTGGTCATGGCGGTTCTGGTCATCTTCTTCCCCGTCACCTCCGCCCTGGGCGACGGCCTGCGCCAGACCGAGGCCGGATGGATGGATCTGGCCCGCACCATGGGGGCGACCCGGCTGCGGGTTCTGGCGCATGTGCGCCTGCCCGCCGCCATGCCGTCCTTTGCATCGGGGGTGCGGATGGCCACCGCCATCGCGCCCATTGGCGCGGTGGTGGGGGAGTGGGTCGGGGCTTCCTCCGGGCTGGGCTTTCTCATGCAAACCGCGAATACCCGCTTCCAGACGGATCTCATGTTCGCGGCCCTTGCCGTGCTGGCGGCCATGACGGTGCTGCTGTGGTGGGGCGTGGACTGGCTGCTGGTGCGCGCGCTGTACTGGCAGCCCCGGCACGAGGATATTGACTGA
- a CDS encoding homoserine kinase, protein MAVYTEVPEDALAAFLEGYDIGRPVACQGIAEGVENSNFLLKTTQATFILTLYERRVNPDELPWFLGLMQYLAEHGLSCPLPVADRQGRTLRMLSGRPAAITTFLPGAWSRRVDVDMCAQVGAAMARLHLLGEGYVAERPNSMGPQSWTGLLEACRARGDEVRPGLVREIGDVLARVLPAWPGTGNNPSLPRGQIHADLFPDNVFFRDGRLSGLIDFYFACTDWYAYDLAIALNAWCFDDAQRFVPARATAMVAGYNSVRPLEVAEEAALATLATGAALRFTMTRLYDWINTPPDALVTRKDPLDYLARMEFCAARMGERFLP, encoded by the coding sequence ATGGCAGTCTATACCGAAGTGCCGGAAGATGCGCTGGCTGCGTTTCTGGAAGGCTATGACATCGGCAGGCCCGTCGCCTGCCAGGGCATTGCGGAAGGGGTGGAAAACAGCAATTTCCTGCTGAAGACCACCCAGGCCACCTTTATCCTGACGCTGTACGAACGGCGCGTGAACCCCGATGAACTGCCGTGGTTCCTCGGGCTCATGCAGTATCTGGCCGAACACGGGCTGTCCTGCCCGCTGCCGGTGGCGGACAGGCAGGGGCGGACCCTGCGCATGCTGTCGGGCCGGCCCGCGGCGATCACCACCTTCCTGCCCGGCGCATGGTCGCGGCGGGTGGATGTGGATATGTGCGCGCAGGTGGGGGCGGCCATGGCGCGCCTGCACCTGCTGGGTGAAGGCTACGTGGCCGAACGTCCCAATTCCATGGGGCCGCAGTCATGGACCGGGCTGCTGGAAGCCTGCCGGGCGCGGGGGGATGAGGTACGCCCCGGCCTGGTGCGCGAGATTGGCGATGTACTGGCGCGCGTCCTGCCCGCATGGCCCGGCACGGGGAACAATCCCTCCCTGCCGCGCGGGCAGATCCATGCCGACCTGTTCCCCGATAACGTGTTCTTCCGCGATGGCAGGCTGTCGGGGCTGATCGACTTCTATTTCGCCTGTACCGACTGGTACGCCTATGACCTGGCCATCGCCCTCAATGCATGGTGCTTTGACGACGCGCAGCGTTTCGTGCCCGCGCGCGCGACCGCCATGGTGGCGGGCTACAACAGCGTCCGCCCGCTGGAAGTGGCGGAGGAAGCGGCCCTGGCCACGCTTGCCACCGGCGCGGCCCTGCGCTTCACGATGACGCGGCTGTACGACTGGATCAACACCCCGCCCGATGCGCTGGTGACGCGCAAGGATCCACTGGACTATCTGGCGCGGATGGAATTCTGCGCCGCCCGTATGGGCGAGAGGTTTCTGCCATGA
- the rnhA gene encoding ribonuclease HI, with the protein MSENTTTVDTPAATSDVVEIWTDGGCKPNPGPGGWGALLCCRGQERELSGGEAETTNNRMELTAAAEALEALKRPCRVVLHTDSEYVRNGIMRWSTGWVRRNWRNASGDPVANMDLWRRLLDVSAKHEIEWKWVRGHSGDENNERVDRLATSARDALGIPYPTRRK; encoded by the coding sequence ATGAGTGAGAACACGACCACGGTGGACACCCCGGCCGCGACGAGCGATGTGGTCGAGATCTGGACCGATGGCGGCTGCAAGCCCAATCCCGGCCCCGGTGGATGGGGCGCGCTGCTGTGCTGTCGCGGGCAGGAACGCGAACTGTCCGGCGGCGAGGCGGAAACCACCAACAACCGCATGGAACTCACCGCCGCGGCGGAGGCGCTGGAAGCCCTCAAGCGTCCCTGCCGCGTGGTGCTGCATACCGACAGCGAATATGTACGTAACGGCATCATGCGCTGGAGCACGGGCTGGGTCAGGCGCAACTGGCGCAATGCCTCGGGCGACCCGGTGGCGAACATGGATCTGTGGCGTCGCCTGCTTGATGTAAGCGCGAAGCATGAGATCGAGTGGAAATGGGTGCGCGGCCATTCGGGCGATGAGAACAACGAACGCGTGGACCGTCTGGCCACGAGCGCGCGCGACGCGCTGGGCATTCCCTATCCCACCCGCAGGAAATGA
- the ispH gene encoding 4-hydroxy-3-methylbut-2-enyl diphosphate reductase: MIHTPDNIAPAEAPPRVLKVLLAGPRGFCAGVDRAIRVVEEAIRRYGAPVYVRHEIVHNRTVVEALEAQGAIFVEELDEVPADGHVVFSAHGVPKTVPAEAERRNLLYLDATCPLVSKVHREAERHFADGGPESRHILMIGHAGHPEVVGTMGQLPVGAVTLINDAEEARTVQPADPTRLAFITQTTLSVDDTAEIVDILRDRFPQIEGPRREDICYATTNRQEAVKAIAPGCDLVIVIGSPNSSNSQRLREVAERSGAPRALLVPRLNALDWSALDGVGTLGITAGASAPESLVQEMVAALAKRFTLEIEEITVKEENVAFRLPAPLG, encoded by the coding sequence ATGATTCATACACCCGATAACATTGCCCCCGCCGAGGCACCGCCCCGTGTCCTGAAAGTACTGCTTGCCGGTCCGCGCGGATTCTGCGCCGGTGTGGACCGCGCCATCCGCGTGGTGGAGGAAGCGATCCGCCGCTACGGCGCGCCGGTCTATGTCCGCCACGAGATTGTCCACAACCGCACCGTGGTTGAGGCGCTTGAGGCGCAGGGCGCGATCTTTGTCGAGGAACTCGATGAAGTGCCGGCCGATGGCCACGTCGTCTTTTCCGCCCATGGCGTGCCCAAGACCGTCCCGGCGGAAGCCGAGCGCCGCAACCTGCTTTATCTGGACGCGACCTGCCCGCTGGTGTCGAAGGTGCACCGCGAGGCCGAACGCCACTTTGCCGATGGCGGGCCGGAAAGCCGCCATATCCTGATGATCGGCCATGCGGGCCATCCGGAGGTGGTGGGCACGATGGGCCAGCTTCCCGTCGGCGCCGTCACGCTCATCAACGATGCGGAGGAAGCCCGCACGGTGCAGCCCGCCGACCCCACGCGGCTCGCCTTCATTACCCAGACGACGCTGTCGGTCGATGATACGGCCGAGATCGTCGATATCCTGCGTGACCGCTTCCCCCAGATCGAGGGCCCCCGGCGGGAGGACATCTGCTACGCCACGACCAACCGGCAGGAAGCGGTCAAGGCCATCGCCCCCGGCTGTGACCTGGTGATCGTGATCGGTTCGCCCAACTCCTCCAATTCGCAGCGCCTGCGCGAAGTGGCCGAGCGCAGCGGCGCGCCGCGCGCCCTGCTGGTGCCCCGGCTCAACGCGCTGGACTGGTCGGCGCTGGACGGGGTTGGCACGCTGGGCATCACCGCCGGGGCGTCCGCGCCGGAATCGCTGGTGCAGGAAATGGTGGCCGCCCTTGCCAAGCGTTTCACGCTTGAGATCGAGGAAATCACCGTGAAGGAAGAAAACGTGGCCTTCCGCCTGCCGGCGCCGCTGGGCTGA
- a CDS encoding M3 family oligoendopeptidase — protein sequence MPRHFDSLVFPRPAQDALALRFGQVSTLLDQGNVPDAARLFDAIRRDYESWSALVNLRFAQDTTSVEAKAERDYADALTPHVTAHEVALKRRLLEYPDPVAVGQVITPHTLELWRTDITTFDPRIADALEEEARLSGTYTALLASARLEIGEECVNLSGLAPYAESTDRAVRKEAERVRWAFFERNAGQLDALFDQMVHLRHGMARTLGYDSYIPLAYRRMRRSDYGPADVARFRDNVRTHVVPLVHDILRQRCETMGWDVLYSWDEPLIDPHGNPRPAGGHDLLMTRAQTMFDRMGGDLGAFFGLMRDGGYLDLVNRPDKAGGGFCTSFPTVGMPFIFASFNGTQHDINVFTHEMGHAYQNWKSRDLPAIDLLWPTMDAAEVNSMALEFLTWPHIDLMVAPGQGERFRRMHLISSLSFLPYGVCVDHFQHEIYARPDMTPAQRHETWREMERRYLPWRDYGGLPHPARGGRWQAQGHIYRSPFYYIDYALALCCAMQFWIRSRSDPRGAMDAYVALCARGGAQPFTRLVRSAGLNSPFQPGALADVVSTARDILNT from the coding sequence ATGCCCCGCCATTTTGACAGCCTTGTTTTTCCGCGCCCCGCGCAAGATGCCCTCGCCCTGCGTTTTGGCCAGGTCTCGACCCTGCTGGACCAGGGCAACGTGCCGGACGCGGCGCGCCTGTTCGATGCGATCCGCCGCGATTATGAAAGCTGGTCCGCGCTGGTCAACCTGCGCTTCGCGCAGGACACCACAAGTGTCGAAGCCAAAGCCGAACGTGACTACGCCGATGCCCTGACCCCGCATGTCACCGCCCATGAAGTCGCCCTGAAACGCAGGCTGCTGGAATATCCCGATCCCGTGGCGGTGGGGCAGGTCATCACGCCGCACACGCTTGAACTATGGCGCACCGACATCACCACATTCGACCCCCGCATTGCCGATGCGCTGGAGGAAGAAGCCCGGCTGAGCGGAACCTATACCGCGCTGCTGGCCAGCGCGCGGCTGGAGATCGGGGAGGAATGCGTCAACCTGTCCGGTCTCGCCCCCTATGCCGAAAGCACGGACCGCGCGGTGCGCAAGGAAGCTGAACGGGTCCGGTGGGCTTTTTTCGAACGCAATGCCGGACAGCTCGACGCGCTGTTTGACCAGATGGTCCACCTGCGCCACGGCATGGCCAGAACGCTGGGTTATGACTCTTACATCCCGCTGGCCTACCGCCGCATGCGGCGCTCCGATTACGGACCGGCGGATGTGGCGCGATTCCGGGATAATGTACGCACCCATGTCGTCCCGCTGGTGCATGACATCCTGCGCCAGCGGTGCGAAACCATGGGGTGGGACGTCCTGTATTCATGGGATGAACCGCTGATCGACCCCCACGGCAACCCGCGCCCCGCAGGCGGGCATGACCTGCTCATGACCCGGGCGCAGACCATGTTCGACCGCATGGGCGGGGATCTGGGCGCCTTCTTCGGGCTGATGCGCGATGGGGGGTATCTCGATCTGGTCAACCGGCCCGACAAGGCGGGGGGCGGGTTCTGCACCTCCTTCCCCACGGTGGGCATGCCGTTCATCTTCGCCAGTTTCAACGGCACGCAGCACGACATCAATGTCTTCACCCACGAAATGGGCCATGCCTACCAGAACTGGAAAAGCCGCGACCTGCCCGCCATCGACCTGTTATGGCCGACCATGGACGCGGCCGAGGTCAATTCCATGGCGCTGGAATTCCTTACATGGCCGCATATCGACCTTATGGTCGCACCCGGTCAGGGCGAACGCTTCCGGCGGATGCACCTGATCTCATCCCTCTCGTTCCTGCCCTATGGCGTGTGCGTCGATCACTTCCAGCACGAAATCTATGCCCGCCCCGACATGACCCCCGCCCAGCGGCATGAAACATGGCGCGAGATGGAGCGGCGCTACCTGCCATGGCGCGATTATGGCGGCCTGCCGCATCCCGCGCGGGGGGGCCGGTGGCAGGCGCAGGGGCATATCTACCGCTCCCCCTTCTATTATATCGACTACGCGCTGGCGCTGTGCTGCGCCATGCAGTTCTGGATCCGCAGCCGCAGCGACCCGCGCGGCGCGATGGACGCCTATGTCGCGCTGTGCGCAAGGGGCGGCGCGCAACCTTTCACGCGGCTGGTCCGTTCAGCGGGACTCAACTCCCCCTTCCAGCCGGGCGCGCTGGCCGATGTCGTGAGCACGGCGCGGGATATCCTGAACACCTGA
- a CDS encoding OPT family oligopeptide transporter — translation MAPHPPPRELTWRGMVIGALITVVFTASNVYLGLRIGLTVATSIPAAVISMAALRLLGGGTILENNLVQTQASAAGTLACVFASLPALVMAGAWRHFPYLQTAVLTAAGGMTGVLFTIPLRRVMLADPALPFPEGVAAAEILRAGANRENTGSIRALLHGGGLAALLTFASAGLRVLGDGISATATWGLSAFRLSLGFSPALLGAGYLVGLPGGIAMVAGAVLTWEVAIPVMAQIVPHPAGMEAGDFATLIWKDKARFIGAGLIGVAAIWTVLRMGRPLLYSVRALLARPAAHLRPERTETDLSPRAIRTVAALVMVVIGGMFYLFAAGRVAPLPALAATLAGLAWCAVLGLPMAAACGYMAGLVGSSSSPISGVTILAAIGLSCLFVLVRATGLFAGAQGQHFAIAFCLYALTAVTASAAIANDNLQDLKTGRLVGATPWKQEAALLIGCVSGAMIIPPVLNVLYQTYGFVGTMPRAGMDATQALAAPQPALMLMITSGIFLHQLDWSMLLLGAGAGCVLIGLDTALRRAGRGALPPLAVGIGIYLPMGISMTLATGAILGHVVTRLNRGAPGHRGTMLASGLIVGESLTGVVLACLSALSGRDAPLSLLPPGMGAMVPQLAGLAAFGALCLWFCRAQYRPHGR, via the coding sequence TTGGCCCCGCACCCGCCCCCCCGGGAGCTGACATGGCGCGGCATGGTGATCGGCGCGCTGATCACGGTGGTCTTCACCGCGTCCAATGTCTATCTGGGCCTGCGGATCGGGCTGACGGTCGCGACATCCATTCCCGCCGCGGTCATTTCCATGGCCGCGCTGCGGCTGCTGGGCGGCGGCACGATACTGGAGAACAACCTGGTCCAGACCCAGGCATCGGCCGCGGGCACGCTGGCCTGCGTGTTCGCCAGCCTGCCCGCGCTGGTCATGGCCGGAGCCTGGCGGCACTTCCCCTACCTGCAGACCGCGGTCCTGACCGCTGCCGGTGGCATGACCGGCGTCCTGTTCACCATCCCGCTGCGCCGGGTCATGCTGGCGGATCCGGCCCTTCCGTTCCCCGAAGGGGTGGCGGCGGCGGAAATCCTGCGCGCGGGGGCGAACCGGGAAAATACGGGCAGCATCCGCGCCCTGCTCCATGGGGGGGGACTTGCCGCCCTTCTTACCTTCGCCTCAGCCGGGCTGCGGGTGCTGGGGGACGGTATCAGCGCCACCGCGACATGGGGGCTGTCCGCCTTCCGGCTGTCGCTCGGGTTCTCGCCCGCCCTGCTGGGGGCGGGGTATCTGGTCGGCCTGCCCGGCGGGATCGCCATGGTCGCAGGCGCGGTGCTGACATGGGAAGTGGCCATTCCCGTCATGGCGCAGATCGTGCCGCACCCCGCCGGGATGGAGGCGGGGGATTTCGCTACCCTTATCTGGAAGGACAAGGCCCGATTCATCGGTGCGGGGCTGATCGGGGTCGCGGCGATCTGGACCGTGCTGCGCATGGGCCGCCCCCTGCTGTACAGCGTGCGCGCCCTGCTGGCGCGCCCTGCGGCGCATCTGCGCCCCGAACGCACCGAAACCGATCTTTCACCACGCGCCATACGCACCGTCGCGGCCCTTGTGATGGTGGTGATCGGCGGCATGTTCTACCTGTTCGCGGCGGGCCGCGTCGCCCCCCTGCCCGCACTGGCCGCGACACTGGCGGGCCTTGCGTGGTGCGCGGTCCTCGGGCTGCCGATGGCGGCGGCGTGCGGCTACATGGCGGGACTGGTGGGGTCGTCATCCTCCCCCATTTCGGGGGTGACGATCCTTGCGGCCATCGGGCTGTCGTGCCTGTTCGTGCTGGTGCGGGCGACGGGGCTGTTCGCCGGGGCGCAGGGGCAGCATTTCGCCATCGCCTTCTGCCTTTACGCGCTGACGGCGGTCACCGCCTCCGCCGCGATCGCGAATGACAACCTTCAGGATCTCAAGACCGGCAGGCTGGTCGGCGCCACACCGTGGAAGCAGGAAGCCGCACTCCTGATCGGCTGCGTGAGCGGGGCCATGATCATCCCGCCCGTGCTGAACGTGCTGTACCAGACTTACGGCTTTGTCGGCACGATGCCGCGCGCGGGCATGGACGCGACACAGGCGCTGGCCGCGCCACAGCCAGCCCTCATGCTCATGATCACGTCTGGCATCTTCCTCCATCAGCTTGACTGGAGCATGCTGCTGCTGGGCGCGGGGGCGGGATGCGTACTGATCGGGCTGGACACCGCCCTGCGCCGCGCGGGACGGGGCGCGCTGCCGCCGCTGGCGGTGGGCATTGGCATCTACCTGCCCATGGGCATTTCCATGACACTGGCCACCGGCGCGATCCTGGGGCATGTCGTAACGCGCCTGAACCGGGGCGCGCCAGGCCATCGCGGCACCATGCTGGCGTCCGGCCTGATCGTGGGGGAGAGCCTGACGGGGGTGGTGCTGGCCTGCCTGTCCGCGCTGAGCGGGCGGGACGCGCCGCTTTCGCTCCTGCCGCCGGGCATGGGCGCCATGGTCCCCCAGCTTGCCGGGCTTGCCGCCTTTGGCGCGCTGTGCCTGTGGTTCTGCCGCGCCCAGTACCGCCCGCACGGCAGATAA
- a CDS encoding ABC transporter ATP-binding protein — protein MMQAAPAIHLEGVGLDFGGAPLFRDLDLRIGGGIMTVLLGASGVGKTSLLRMLGGLVAPGRGRIVADDGLPLSGRIAWMGQQDLLLPWASIAENVMLGARLRGEPPDRARMIHLLDCVGLAAHAAALPATLSGGMRQRAALARVLYENRPVILMDEPFSALDSVTRARMQDLAGRMLAGRTVVLITHDPLEACRLADSMLLMAGHPAMISAMTVPGGRVPRAVDDPAVLATQSALLRRMLQ, from the coding sequence ATGATGCAGGCGGCGCCCGCCATCCATCTTGAAGGCGTCGGGCTGGATTTCGGGGGCGCCCCCCTGTTCCGGGACCTGGACCTGCGGATCGGGGGCGGGATCATGACCGTCCTGCTGGGCGCGAGCGGGGTGGGCAAGACCTCGCTGCTGCGTATGCTGGGGGGGCTGGTGGCGCCGGGCCGGGGGCGTATCGTCGCGGATGACGGGTTGCCGCTGTCGGGGCGCATCGCATGGATGGGGCAACAGGATCTGCTGCTGCCATGGGCCAGCATAGCCGAGAACGTCATGCTGGGCGCGCGCCTGCGCGGTGAGCCGCCGGATCGCGCGCGCATGATTCACCTGCTGGACTGCGTAGGGCTGGCGGCCCATGCCGCGGCCCTGCCCGCCACCCTGTCCGGCGGCATGCGCCAGCGCGCGGCGCTGGCCCGCGTGCTGTATGAGAACCGCCCGGTCATCCTGATGGACGAACCGTTTTCCGCACTTGATAGCGTGACCCGCGCCCGCATGCAGGATCTGGCCGGGCGCATGCTGGCGGGGCGTACCGTCGTGCTGATCACCCATGACCCGCTGGAGGCCTGTCGCCTGGCGGATAGCATGCTGCTCATGGCGGGCCATCCGGCCATGATCAGCGCGATGACCGTGCCCGGGGGGCGCGTGCCCCGCGCGGTGGACGACCCCGCCGTTCTGGCCACGCAGTCCGCCCTGTTGCGGCGGATGCTGCAATGA